A genome region from Streptomyces xanthophaeus includes the following:
- a CDS encoding non-ribosomal peptide synthetase has protein sequence MTESTARLVLLSPTRLADVRRRSGDYGDTTIARACAVALAYWATGRSPDGLDLTPGTLFADVLGWADNGGAGTAGWEVGTDGLDGPDGPAGRSITLPEGVVPADAQLALDDLADFPDRPLSTIGPSDVAQRLATLAEWNDTGADRIRPTVVEMFREQARLRPDAVAVVDEHRSLTYRQAAELSAQLAHHLIERGLTAEQVVAISLDRSAAMVIGLLGVLQAGAAFVPLDPQWPAARRSVVIADARVVLQLNDSGEHAPDEPEAVLVDLGDWRFGSYPGEGTGVTVPGDALAYVIFTSGSTGRPKGAMIRHEAISERLLWQSGEILGFGHDDASLFKAPLSFDISINEIFLPLVCGGRLVVLRPGGERDPHHLLSVIAEQRVTFTYLVSSMLDVLLEIAGDSGRLDSLRHVWCGGEVLTPELYERFRTRLDIPMYHGYGPAETTIGVSHVIYRGAAERLSTSIGKANPNTQLYVLDDELRPVPVGVGGELYVGGFLLGRGYVGAPGLTASRFVANPFAADGSRLYRTGDLARFAPDGSLDFLGRADNQIKIRGMRLEIEDVEAGLAEHPAVRHTCVVAKKNTAGGTYLVGYVIPATGSEDLRADEVRQWATGHMVEYMVPAHIVVMKEFPLTANGKLDRGALPEPQAGAGALAPPVTENERLVCAAVAAVLRRDAVGVDQDFFQLGGDSILAISLLSALREAGLHVTARQIFTHSVVGALAAVADREAAAVDHGDVATGTVVGSPIVQWLGATTDDIDGFVQSVVLNTPANLTADGLDAVLTAVVARHDMLRAKLVRGERWSFEIPEADRAVARWQESDRPLDECLALATEGLDPAGGVMLRAVWRREARQLVLVAHHVVIDGVSWRILMDDLSTAWRWYVSGAPIDLPPVGTSFRRWTQLLARAPFDADLPHFRRALPGADAPLGRRALSAADTVARERTTTLPVGPDVTAALLGEVPARFHTGVNDVLLTALAVTLARWRRDLGQDQTFAHIELEGHGREGRHVADSAGFEPELSRTVGWFTTLFPVTVDPGAAADLTDPAYLVAALKAVKEDLARVPSNGVSYGALRYLADTAFDAPAPQVLFNYLGRFDAGSSGDWELAHTTGQLGEKRDPRMRLPRALEFNAIAEPASAGGAYELVTTLSWPDGLLTDQDIETIGGYFREALAGLAALTALDLAGLGLGSHSPSDFAMPALTQADVDELDGPALRDVLPLTLLQEGLYFHSVFDDDSAGSYVEQQLLTLDGEADAGRLAAAATRLLTLFPNLAARFTALADGRVVSVLEGGLQAPFTTLDRPGISDEEIREHAERDRRAGFDLASGPLMRYTLIRTGPARSVLVQTVHHIIADGWSVPPMLRALLTEYHAPGTVHPLGGFTDYVRWLAARDEDESDRVWREQLAGLPGPSLVAEGHTPSDRFADTATSPEGDIDEAARSAGVPLSVAVHSAWAATLGGLLQERDVVFGSTVSGRDADVPGIGDMVGLFINTIPVRARWAATTTARGLLESVRDHQSAVLAHQHVSLARISRLSGAGPLFDTLVVFDVATDVAGLRGPEDTLVIGDIVNEGAPHYPLTLVVERALDGRPRFNLIHDGALVRESTARTILSTFTRTLTGLLTRPDDLVDDLAPPGTRPPAPITPTTLGALFDAAAHRDPAATAVTQCALDGGSRSLTYGELADAKDELARALRAAGVRPGERVAVAVPCSLEQVVALVAVVSAGGAYVPLDLAYPDGRLEYILTDAAPQVVLVDPEHRDRFTRLLDRAGVPARVLVQGEQPPPDAQAAQVTQVTQDHADGPGADWQDPAYVIYTSGSTGRPKGVVVPHSSVVTLLANTRPAMDFGPHDVWVQFHSYSFDFAVWELWGALAHGAELLVPEYGLTRSPVDFHRLVRERRVTVLNQTPSAFYQFIEADRHAQEPATSLRRIIFGGEALDLGRLRGWVERHGTASPELVNMYGITETTVHVTHRVLTDADFRPGDDVSPIGGPIPGLVTYLLDDRLRPVPPGRVGAIYVAGDQVSLGYLGRPSLTAGRFVADPFAADGSRMYHTGDLARRTLDGELEFTGRADDQVQLRGFRIELGEVESAIRELDGVVDVAVTVADSADHLVAHVVGGVPFDAAALAGLLASKLPAHMVPGLVLPVDALPLTVNGKLDRKALTARAASYDAPAAASGPATGSAPGSALTALVGIFTETLPGTAVDGDSDFFRAGGDSILAITVVNRARALGLAIAPRDVFLLKTPRALAEHLATSTPHPAAPGAPVPREDGPLTPTPIILRRRELGGSLARFAQARSLVAAEGTGHADAERAANAVVAAHPALRLRLRTEHGVWSLRTEPARAVTVVRSDAPDATAAADEAAGRLDPETGDVIAFSWLEATRTLVVTVHHLAVDAVSWLILLDDIATALRGNPLAPPTTSYAAYAQALADRSAQETEGLGHWITTLQAPPLLPVAERPRETTVVLPPDISDRVTRSAPAALGIGLTELLCGALRTALTRIQPSPTDLAIELERHGRVPASEHHDYTRTVGWFTAIAPVRLTPHTDPVAAAREVAERQPDERAHLAYGGLRYLNPQTAPLLTARPQVLFNYLGRGAESQALHLTGADEGSPYAVEVNAWTDAATGSLHAVFTLAEGVPDEITGHWRAALELVAAAATTAERTAPVTPLQRGLFFQAQLAGPAGHYVAQSWFTFDRRLDTDALAEAMAWVIARHPAVGAGFTTDDDGKAVQVLGAGRRVGVRTVGLATEEEVDALLARDRDTGFDPGEPPLIRLTVVRLPGDRDGLLLSYHLLLWDGWSREIVLRDLFDAYEAAVAGTLTPATPATPSFEDHARALDARDPAVSERFWAQHLAGLPGPTLLAGPAPALVDDLPRTLVHTLSAEASQLLRDLARQHGVTLNSVLTGAFGLLLGARTGRADAVFGVTVSGREGEDLSEVVGVLLNTLPMWTRARPDDTVRDYLTAVQAARVEAMEHEHLGLGEIQRAGGHDTLFDNLFVLQNFLDMDAFAEMNARHGITAVRADDSTHYPFTWVVTPGDRLTVKLEYRDHDTAAARGLLDGYLDLLGDLARSTGPVGTLPGAGPEPVPAVRTEVGTDTVVDRFDLAADRDPRRVALVAHGRTMTFERLRDRSRELAGVLAARGIGPGTTVALAVPRSLDSIVALFAVLRVGAAYVPLELDHPDERIAAIVADARPHVTLTVSAVSPRLTGDLIELDRPLPGAEPFVTFAPDDPDRLRHPAYTIYTSGSTGRPKGVVTEYAGLTNMLINHQRRIFEPVLADHGHRVFRIAHTVSFAFDMSWEELLWLADGHEVHICDEELRRDAPRLVEYCLEHGIDVINVTPTYAQQLVAEGLLDHPGRRPALVLLGGEAVTPTLWQRLADTEGTAGYNLYGPTEYTINTLGVGTFECQDPVVGVPIDNTDVYVLDPWLRPLPDNVPGELYVAGIGIARGYLGQPAQTADRFVACPFGAPGERMYRTGDLVARRPDGNLMYLGRTDQQVKIRGHRVEPGEVEAAFAAHPAVRFVAAVAQPDPQVDGAYRLAAYLVLGGPGGPDLAAVAAEVGAGLPDFLRPTHYAQVDRIPLTVNGKADTKALPEARPLGTLTTAGERGPETGTETVVCEFFAEALDLDDDEVSALSDFVSLGGHSMLAVRLIGLLRREYGPVITVRDLFTLRTPEMIARHLDENA, from the coding sequence ATGACGGAATCGACCGCTCGTCTCGTGCTGCTTTCTCCCACCCGCCTGGCCGACGTGCGCCGGCGCTCCGGCGACTACGGCGACACGACGATCGCCCGGGCGTGCGCCGTCGCACTGGCCTACTGGGCCACGGGCCGGAGCCCCGACGGCCTGGACCTCACCCCCGGCACCCTCTTCGCCGACGTCCTCGGCTGGGCGGACAACGGTGGTGCGGGAACGGCCGGCTGGGAGGTCGGGACGGACGGTCTCGACGGCCCGGACGGCCCGGCCGGCCGGAGCATCACCCTCCCGGAAGGCGTCGTACCGGCAGACGCGCAGCTCGCCCTGGACGACCTGGCCGACTTCCCGGACCGTCCCCTCTCCACCATCGGACCCTCCGATGTCGCGCAGCGGCTCGCGACCCTGGCCGAGTGGAACGACACCGGGGCGGACCGGATCCGCCCGACCGTCGTCGAGATGTTCCGCGAGCAGGCCCGCCTGCGGCCGGACGCCGTCGCCGTCGTCGACGAGCACCGCTCGCTGACCTACCGCCAGGCCGCCGAACTCTCCGCCCAGCTGGCCCACCACCTGATCGAACGCGGCCTCACCGCCGAACAGGTCGTCGCGATCTCCCTCGACCGCTCCGCCGCCATGGTGATCGGCCTGCTCGGCGTGCTCCAGGCGGGAGCCGCGTTCGTACCGCTCGATCCGCAGTGGCCCGCGGCCCGACGCTCCGTCGTCATCGCCGACGCCCGCGTCGTCCTGCAGCTCAACGACTCGGGCGAACACGCCCCGGACGAACCGGAAGCCGTGCTCGTCGACCTCGGCGACTGGCGGTTCGGCTCCTACCCCGGCGAGGGGACCGGGGTCACCGTCCCCGGCGACGCCCTGGCCTACGTGATCTTCACGTCCGGTTCGACCGGCCGCCCCAAGGGCGCGATGATCCGCCACGAGGCCATCAGCGAGCGCCTGCTGTGGCAGTCCGGGGAGATCCTGGGCTTCGGCCACGACGACGCGTCGCTGTTCAAGGCGCCGCTGTCCTTCGACATCTCCATCAACGAGATCTTCCTGCCGCTGGTGTGCGGCGGCCGGCTGGTGGTCCTGCGCCCCGGCGGCGAACGCGACCCGCACCACCTGCTGAGCGTGATCGCCGAGCAGCGCGTCACCTTCACCTACCTCGTGTCGTCCATGCTGGACGTACTGCTGGAGATCGCCGGCGACTCCGGACGCCTCGACAGCCTGCGCCACGTGTGGTGCGGCGGCGAGGTGCTGACCCCGGAGCTGTACGAGCGCTTCCGCACCCGGCTCGACATACCCATGTACCACGGCTACGGCCCCGCCGAGACGACGATCGGCGTCTCGCACGTCATCTACCGGGGAGCCGCGGAACGCCTGTCGACCTCGATCGGCAAGGCCAACCCCAACACCCAGCTGTACGTCCTCGACGACGAACTGCGCCCGGTCCCGGTCGGGGTCGGCGGCGAGCTGTACGTCGGAGGGTTCCTGCTCGGACGCGGCTACGTGGGCGCGCCCGGCCTGACGGCCTCCCGGTTCGTCGCGAACCCCTTCGCCGCCGACGGATCCCGGCTGTACCGCACCGGTGACCTCGCCCGCTTCGCCCCCGACGGATCCCTGGACTTCCTCGGCCGCGCCGACAACCAGATCAAGATCCGCGGCATGCGGCTGGAGATCGAGGACGTCGAGGCCGGCCTCGCCGAGCACCCCGCGGTACGCCACACCTGCGTCGTCGCGAAGAAGAACACGGCCGGCGGCACCTACCTCGTGGGCTACGTGATCCCCGCCACCGGGAGCGAGGACCTGCGCGCCGACGAGGTCAGGCAGTGGGCCACCGGGCACATGGTCGAGTACATGGTGCCCGCCCATATCGTCGTGATGAAGGAGTTCCCGCTCACCGCCAACGGCAAGCTCGACCGGGGCGCGCTGCCGGAGCCCCAAGCCGGCGCGGGCGCGCTCGCCCCGCCCGTCACCGAGAACGAACGCCTGGTGTGCGCGGCGGTCGCGGCGGTGCTGCGGCGTGACGCGGTCGGCGTCGACCAGGACTTCTTCCAGCTCGGCGGAGACAGCATCCTGGCGATCTCCCTGCTGAGCGCCCTGCGCGAGGCGGGCCTCCACGTCACGGCCCGCCAGATCTTCACCCACAGCGTCGTGGGCGCGCTGGCGGCGGTCGCGGACCGCGAAGCGGCCGCCGTGGACCACGGCGACGTCGCCACCGGTACGGTCGTGGGATCGCCGATCGTGCAGTGGCTGGGCGCGACCACGGACGACATCGACGGCTTCGTGCAGTCGGTGGTGCTGAACACCCCGGCGAACCTGACGGCCGACGGGCTCGACGCCGTCCTCACCGCCGTGGTCGCACGGCACGACATGCTGCGCGCCAAGCTGGTGCGGGGCGAGCGCTGGAGCTTCGAGATCCCGGAGGCGGACCGGGCCGTGGCGCGATGGCAGGAGAGCGACCGGCCGCTCGACGAGTGCCTCGCGCTCGCCACCGAGGGTCTGGACCCGGCCGGCGGCGTCATGCTGCGCGCCGTCTGGCGCCGCGAGGCGCGCCAGCTGGTCCTGGTCGCCCACCACGTGGTGATCGACGGAGTGTCCTGGCGGATCCTGATGGACGACCTCTCCACGGCATGGCGCTGGTACGTCTCGGGCGCACCGATCGACCTGCCCCCGGTGGGCACGTCGTTCCGGCGCTGGACGCAGCTCCTGGCGCGCGCACCTTTCGACGCCGACCTCCCCCACTTCCGGCGCGCCCTGCCCGGGGCGGACGCTCCGCTGGGCCGGCGCGCGCTGTCGGCGGCGGACACCGTCGCCCGGGAACGCACGACGACCCTCCCGGTCGGCCCCGACGTCACGGCCGCGCTGCTGGGCGAGGTCCCCGCGAGGTTCCACACGGGCGTCAACGACGTGCTGCTGACCGCGCTCGCCGTCACCCTCGCCCGGTGGCGGCGCGACCTCGGACAGGACCAGACGTTCGCGCACATCGAACTGGAGGGCCACGGCCGCGAAGGACGCCACGTGGCGGACTCCGCCGGCTTCGAGCCGGAACTGTCACGGACCGTGGGCTGGTTCACCACCCTGTTCCCCGTGACCGTCGACCCCGGCGCGGCCGCCGACCTCACGGATCCCGCCTACCTGGTCGCCGCGCTCAAGGCGGTCAAGGAGGACCTCGCACGGGTGCCGAGCAACGGCGTCTCCTACGGCGCCCTGCGCTATCTGGCCGACACCGCCTTCGACGCGCCCGCCCCCCAGGTGCTCTTCAACTACCTGGGCCGCTTCGACGCCGGATCCTCCGGCGACTGGGAACTCGCGCACACCACCGGCCAGTTGGGCGAGAAGCGCGACCCCAGGATGCGGCTGCCGCGCGCCCTGGAGTTCAACGCGATCGCCGAACCCGCCTCGGCCGGCGGCGCGTACGAACTGGTCACCACCCTCTCCTGGCCCGACGGTCTGCTCACCGACCAGGACATCGAGACCATCGGCGGGTACTTCCGCGAGGCCCTGGCCGGACTCGCCGCACTGACCGCACTCGACCTGGCCGGACTCGGCCTGGGCAGCCATTCGCCCAGCGACTTCGCCATGCCGGCGCTCACCCAGGCCGACGTCGACGAGCTGGACGGTCCGGCGCTGCGGGACGTCCTGCCGCTGACCCTGCTCCAGGAGGGCCTCTACTTCCACTCGGTCTTCGACGACGATTCCGCGGGCAGCTACGTCGAGCAGCAGCTCCTGACCCTGGACGGAGAGGCGGACGCCGGCCGGCTCGCGGCGGCGGCCACCCGCCTGCTCACGCTCTTCCCCAACCTGGCCGCACGGTTCACCGCCCTCGCCGACGGCCGCGTGGTCTCCGTACTGGAGGGCGGCCTCCAGGCCCCGTTCACCACCCTGGACCGCCCCGGCATCTCCGACGAGGAGATCCGCGAGCACGCCGAGCGCGACCGCCGCGCCGGGTTCGACCTGGCGAGCGGCCCGCTGATGCGGTACACACTGATCCGCACCGGCCCCGCCCGCAGCGTCCTGGTGCAGACCGTGCACCACATCATCGCCGACGGCTGGTCGGTGCCGCCGATGCTCCGCGCGCTGCTGACCGAGTACCACGCGCCGGGGACCGTGCACCCGCTCGGCGGCTTCACCGACTACGTGCGCTGGCTCGCCGCACGCGACGAGGACGAGAGCGACCGGGTGTGGCGCGAACAGCTCGCCGGGCTCCCCGGCCCCTCGCTGGTCGCCGAAGGGCACACGCCGTCCGACCGGTTCGCCGACACCGCCACCTCGCCGGAGGGGGACATCGACGAGGCCGCCCGGTCCGCCGGTGTGCCGCTCAGTGTGGCCGTGCACAGCGCCTGGGCGGCGACGCTCGGCGGCCTCCTGCAGGAGCGGGACGTCGTCTTCGGCTCCACGGTGTCCGGGCGCGACGCCGATGTGCCCGGCATCGGGGACATGGTGGGTCTGTTCATCAACACGATCCCCGTGCGCGCCCGCTGGGCCGCCACCACCACGGCGCGCGGCCTGCTCGAATCGGTACGGGACCACCAGAGCGCGGTGCTGGCGCACCAGCACGTCTCCCTGGCGCGCATCAGCCGGCTGAGCGGAGCCGGCCCGCTCTTCGACACCCTGGTGGTGTTCGACGTGGCGACCGATGTGGCGGGCCTGCGCGGCCCCGAGGACACGCTCGTCATCGGCGACATCGTGAACGAGGGCGCGCCGCACTACCCGTTGACCCTCGTGGTGGAGCGCGCGCTCGACGGCCGCCCCCGGTTCAATCTGATCCACGACGGCGCGCTGGTGCGGGAGTCGACCGCCCGGACGATCCTGTCCACCTTCACCCGCACCCTCACCGGCCTGCTGACCCGGCCGGACGATCTCGTCGACGACCTGGCTCCCCCCGGCACCCGGCCCCCCGCACCGATCACCCCGACGACGCTGGGCGCGCTCTTCGACGCCGCCGCGCACCGCGATCCGGCCGCGACCGCCGTCACCCAGTGTGCCCTCGACGGCGGCAGCCGGTCGCTGACCTACGGTGAACTGGCCGACGCGAAGGACGAGCTGGCCCGGGCCCTGCGCGCCGCCGGTGTCCGGCCGGGCGAACGCGTCGCCGTCGCCGTCCCGTGCTCCCTCGAACAGGTCGTCGCCCTCGTCGCCGTCGTCTCCGCGGGCGGTGCGTACGTACCGCTGGACCTCGCGTACCCGGACGGACGCCTGGAGTACATCCTCACCGACGCGGCTCCGCAGGTCGTCCTCGTGGACCCGGAGCACCGGGACCGCTTCACGCGGCTGCTGGACCGGGCGGGCGTACCGGCCCGGGTGCTCGTACAAGGAGAGCAGCCGCCACCGGACGCCCAGGCCGCCCAGGTCACCCAGGTCACCCAGGATCACGCCGACGGGCCCGGGGCCGACTGGCAGGATCCCGCGTACGTGATCTACACGTCCGGGTCGACCGGCAGGCCCAAGGGCGTCGTCGTCCCGCACTCCAGTGTGGTGACCCTGCTCGCGAACACCCGGCCCGCCATGGACTTCGGCCCGCACGACGTGTGGGTCCAGTTCCACTCGTACTCCTTCGACTTCGCGGTGTGGGAGCTGTGGGGCGCGCTGGCACACGGCGCCGAGCTGCTCGTGCCGGAGTACGGACTGACCCGCTCACCCGTCGACTTCCACCGCCTGGTGCGCGAGCGCCGGGTGACCGTCCTCAACCAGACTCCGTCGGCCTTCTACCAGTTCATCGAGGCCGACCGGCACGCGCAGGAGCCCGCCACCAGCCTGCGCCGGATCATCTTCGGGGGCGAGGCGCTCGACCTCGGGCGGCTGCGCGGCTGGGTCGAGCGCCACGGGACGGCCTCGCCCGAACTGGTCAACATGTACGGCATCACCGAGACCACCGTCCACGTCACGCACCGGGTCCTGACCGACGCGGACTTCCGCCCCGGTGACGACGTCAGCCCGATCGGCGGCCCGATCCCCGGACTGGTCACCTACCTGCTCGACGACCGGCTCAGGCCGGTCCCGCCGGGGCGCGTGGGCGCCATCTACGTCGCCGGTGACCAGGTCTCCCTCGGCTACCTGGGGCGCCCGTCCCTCACCGCGGGCCGGTTCGTCGCGGACCCGTTCGCGGCCGACGGATCCCGGATGTACCACACGGGCGACCTCGCCCGCCGTACGCTCGACGGCGAGCTGGAGTTCACCGGCCGCGCCGACGACCAGGTGCAGCTGAGGGGCTTCCGCATCGAGCTCGGTGAGGTGGAGTCCGCGATCCGTGAACTCGACGGTGTGGTCGACGTGGCCGTCACCGTGGCCGACAGCGCGGACCACCTGGTCGCGCACGTCGTGGGAGGGGTCCCCTTCGACGCCGCCGCCCTCGCCGGCCTGTTGGCCTCTAAGCTGCCCGCCCACATGGTGCCCGGCCTGGTCCTGCCCGTCGACGCCCTGCCGCTGACGGTCAACGGCAAGCTGGACCGCAAGGCCCTGACCGCACGCGCCGCGTCGTACGACGCACCGGCCGCCGCGAGCGGCCCCGCGACCGGCTCCGCCCCCGGCTCGGCGCTCACCGCACTGGTCGGCATCTTCACCGAGACCCTGCCCGGCACCGCCGTCGACGGCGACAGCGACTTCTTCCGGGCCGGCGGTGACAGCATCCTCGCCATCACCGTCGTCAACCGGGCCAGGGCCCTGGGCCTCGCCATCGCCCCCCGGGACGTGTTCCTGCTCAAGACCCCCCGCGCGCTCGCCGAGCACCTGGCGACGAGCACCCCGCACCCCGCCGCGCCCGGCGCACCCGTACCCCGCGAGGACGGCCCGCTGACCCCGACCCCGATCATCCTGCGCCGGCGCGAACTCGGCGGATCCCTCGCCCGGTTCGCCCAGGCCCGCTCCCTGGTCGCGGCCGAGGGCACCGGCCACGCCGACGCCGAGCGCGCCGCGAACGCCGTCGTCGCCGCACACCCGGCCCTGAGGCTGCGGCTGCGCACCGAGCACGGGGTGTGGTCCCTGCGCACCGAACCCGCCCGCGCGGTCACCGTCGTACGCAGCGACGCGCCCGACGCGACGGCCGCGGCGGACGAAGCCGCCGGACGGCTCGACCCCGAGACCGGGGACGTCATCGCGTTCTCCTGGCTGGAGGCGACCCGGACCCTCGTGGTCACCGTGCACCACCTCGCCGTCGACGCCGTCTCCTGGCTGATCCTGCTCGACGACATCGCCACTGCCCTGCGCGGCAACCCGCTCGCGCCGCCGACCACCTCCTACGCCGCCTACGCGCAGGCACTGGCCGACCGGTCGGCCCAGGAGACCGAGGGCCTCGGGCACTGGATCACCACCCTCCAGGCACCTCCGCTGCTGCCCGTGGCCGAGCGGCCGCGCGAGACCACGGTCGTCCTCCCGCCCGACATCAGCGACCGGGTGACACGCTCCGCGCCCGCCGCACTCGGCATCGGCCTCACCGAGCTGCTGTGCGGCGCGCTGCGCACCGCGCTCACCCGCATCCAGCCCTCGCCCACCGATCTGGCGATCGAGCTGGAGCGGCACGGCCGGGTCCCGGCATCGGAACACCACGACTACACCCGTACGGTCGGCTGGTTCACCGCCATCGCCCCCGTGCGCCTCACGCCGCACACCGACCCCGTCGCCGCGGCCCGCGAGGTCGCCGAACGCCAGCCGGACGAGCGCGCACACCTCGCGTACGGCGGGCTCCGGTACCTCAACCCGCAGACGGCCCCGCTGCTCACCGCCCGCCCGCAGGTGCTGTTCAACTACCTCGGCCGGGGCGCCGAGTCGCAGGCCCTCCACCTCACCGGCGCCGACGAGGGCAGCCCGTACGCCGTCGAGGTCAACGCCTGGACCGACGCGGCCACCGGAAGCCTGCACGCGGTGTTCACCCTGGCCGAGGGCGTACCCGACGAGATCACCGGGCACTGGCGCGCCGCCCTGGAACTCGTCGCGGCCGCCGCCACGACCGCCGAGCGCACGGCGCCGGTCACCCCGCTCCAGCGCGGCCTGTTCTTCCAGGCGCAGCTGGCGGGCCCGGCCGGACACTACGTCGCGCAGAGCTGGTTCACCTTCGACCGGCGCCTGGACACCGACGCACTGGCCGAGGCGATGGCCTGGGTGATCGCCCGGCACCCGGCCGTGGGCGCCGGCTTCACCACCGACGACGACGGCAAGGCCGTCCAGGTCCTGGGCGCGGGCCGGCGGGTCGGCGTCCGTACGGTCGGCCTCGCGACGGAGGAGGAGGTCGACGCCCTGCTCGCCCGCGACCGCGACACCGGATTCGACCCCGGTGAGCCGCCGCTGATCCGCCTGACCGTGGTGCGGCTGCCCGGCGACCGCGACGGCCTGCTGCTCAGCTACCACCTGCTGCTGTGGGACGGCTGGTCCCGCGAGATCGTGCTGCGGGACCTGTTCGACGCCTACGAGGCCGCCGTCGCGGGCACGCTGACGCCCGCGACCCCGGCGACCCCGAGCTTCGAGGACCACGCCCGGGCGCTCGACGCCAGGGACCCGGCCGTCTCGGAACGCTTCTGGGCACAGCACCTGGCCGGCCTCCCCGGGCCGACGCTGCTGGCCGGCCCGGCGCCGGCCCTGGTCGACGACCTGCCCCGGACACTCGTGCACACCCTCTCCGCCGAAGCGTCGCAGCTGCTGCGGGACCTCGCCCGGCAGCACGGCGTCACCCTCAACTCGGTGCTGACCGGCGCGTTCGGGCTCCTGCTCGGAGCCCGCACCGGCCGCGCCGACGCCGTGTTCGGCGTGACCGTCTCCGGCCGCGAGGGCGAGGACCTCTCCGAGGTCGTCGGCGTCCTGCTCAACACCCTGCCCATGTGGACCAGGGCCCGGCCGGACGACACCGTCCGGGACTACCTGACGGCCGTACAGGCGGCCCGGGTCGAGGCGATGGAGCACGAGCACCTCGGACTCGGCGAGATCCAGCGGGCCGGCGGCCACGACACCCTGTTCGACAACCTGTTCGTGCTCCAGAACTTCCTGGACATGGACGCCTTCGCCGAGATGAACGCCCGGCACGGCATCACCGCCGTCCGGGCCGACGACTCCACGCACTATCCGTTCACCTGGGTCGTCACCCCCGGCGACCGGCTCACGGTCAAGCTGGAGTACCGCGACCACGACACCGCGGCCGCCCGGGGGCTCCTCGACGGCTACCTGGACCTGCTCGGGGACCTGGCCCGCTCCACCGGGCCGGTGGGCACGCTGCCGGGCGCGGGCCCCGAGCCGGTGCCCGCCGTACGCACGGAGGTCGGCACGGACACCGTGGTCGACCGGTTCGACCTGGCGGCCGACCGCGATCCACGGCGGGTCGCGCTCGTCGCCCACGGCCGGACCATGACCTTCGAACGGCTCCGCGACCGCAGCCGGGAGCTGGCGGGCGTGCTCGCCGCACGCGGCATCGGACCCGGGACGACGGTGGCCCTCGCCGTCCCGCGCTCCCTCGACTCGATCGTCGCGCTCTTCGCCGTGCTGCGCGTGGGCGCCGCGTACGTGCCGCTGGAGCTCGACCACCCGGACGAGCGGATCGCCGCCATAGTCGCGGACGCCCGTCCGCACGTGACCCTCACCGTGAGCGCCGTGTCCCCCCGGCTGACCGGCGACCTGATCGAACTGGACCGGCCCCTCCCCGGGGCCGAGCCGTTCGTGACCTTCGCACCCGACGACCCGGACCGCCTGCGCCACCCCGCGTACACGATCTACACCTCCGGATCCACCGGCAGGCCGAAGGGCGTGGTGACCGAGTACGCCGGGCTCACCAACATGCTGATCAACCACCAGCGCCGGATCTTCGAGCCGGTGCTCGCGGACCACGGCCACCGGGTCTTCCGCATCGCCCACACCGTGTCCTTCGCCTTCGACATGTCGTGGGAGGAACTGCTCTGGCTCGCCGACGGCCACGAGGTGCACATCTGCGACGAGGAACTGCGCCGTGACGCCCCCCGCCTGGTCGAGTACTGCCTGGAGCACGGGATCGACGTCATCAACGTGACCCCGACCTACGCACAGCAGCTGGTGGCCGAGGGCCTTCTCGACCACCCCGGGCGCCGGCCCGCCCTGGTGCTGCTGGGCGGCGAGGCCGTCACCCCGACCCTGTGGCAGCGCCTCGCCGACACCGAGGGCACGGCCGGCTACAACCTGTACGGCCCCACCGAATACACCATCAACACCCTGGGCGTCGGCACCTTCGAATGCCAGGACCCGGTGGTGGGCGTGCCCATCGACAACACGGACGTGTACGTCCTGGACCCGTGGCTGCGACCGCTGCCGGACAACGTCCCCGGCGAGCTGTACGTGGCGGGCATCGGCATCGCGCGCGGCTACCTCGGGCAGCCCGCACAGACCGCCGACCGGTTCGTTGCCTGCCCGTTCGGAGCGCCCGGCGAACGCATGTACCGCACCGGGGACCTGGTGGCCCGGCGGCCCGACGGGAACCTGATGTACCTGGGCCGCACCGACCAGCAGGTCAAGATCCGCGGACACCGCGTCGAACCGGGCGAGGTCGAGGCCGCGTTCGCCGCGCACCCGGCGGTGCGGTTCGTCGCCGCGGTCGCCCAGCCCGACCCGCAGGTCGACGGCGCGTACCGGCTGGCCGCCTACCTCGTACTCGGCGGCCCGGGCGGCCCCGACCTGGCGGCGGTCGCCGCCGAGGTGGGGGCCGGGCTGCCGGACTTCCTGCGCCCGACGCACTACGCCCAGGTCGACCGCATCCCGCTGACCGTGAACGGGAAGGCGGACACCAAGGCGTTGCCGGAGGCCCGGCCACTGGGCACGCTGACCACGGCGGGGGAGCGCGGCCCGGAGACCGGGACCGAGACCGTCGTGTGCGAGTTCTTCGCCGAAGCACTCGACCTGGACGACGACGAGGTGAGCGCTTTGAGTGATTTCGTGTCCCTGGGAGGGCACTCCATGCTGGCGGTGCGGCTGATCGGCCTCCTCCGCCGGGAGTACGGTCCCGTGATCACGGTCCGCGATCTGTTCACCCTGCGAACCCCGGAAATGATTGCCCGCCACCTCGATGAAAACGCCTGA